GGGTCGAACTTCCCTCCGCAATCGAGACACGCGAGCCCGACGAACGCATCGGTCGTTCGCATGGGAGGGGGTTTTTTCGATCAGTCGAGGAGAACGGCGTTGATCTGTCCGGTCTGTCCGGGGCGGGAGGTGACCCGGGCGCGTCCTTCGCTGGTCTGGATGATCGCGCCCTTGGTGATGATGTTCCGGCGCACGTAGTTCACGTTGGACGGGTTTTCGACCACGTCCTCGATATCGGCGGAAACCGTCTCGCCGTCCGGCGTGGCGACCTGCACGACGTTCGCCGACAGCGCACGGACCTTCATCCCGGTGCCCCGGGAATCGATGTACTGGAGGCGCTGTTCGCCGACGGTCGTTTCGGCGGGTTCGCGGCCGAGTTGGTAGCGCTTCTTCTTCCGGAACGGCTTGAGTCGTCCGCCCGTTCGTTTCCGCTTCGAGCGTCCTTGATCCTTCATATCCCCGTGAACGGCGAGCGGCTACTTGAACCTCTCGAAGCGGAACCGACGGCGACCTCGATCACTGGAGGTACGACGGTTCCTCTGCGTCGCAGGTCTTCTCGTGTTTTTCCGCGTCCGCACGCTCGTCGAACAGCAGGCCACACTCCTCGCATTGATACCACGTCATGTCGTCGCGCTGTGTGGTGGTGACCATCACTTAACAGTTCGGCGTCGGGGGCCAAAACAATTCGCCCTATCGACCGGGAATCGAGGTGTCCGTCACTCCTCGGGGAAGCCCCTAACGATCTCGACGCCGGAGGAGGCGCCGATCCGGCCGGCTCCGGCCTCGATCATCTCCACCGCTCGATCGTAGCTGCCGATCCCGCCGCTCGCCTTCACCGGGAGATACTCCGACAGCAGTTCGACGTCCGCGAGTGTGGCGCCACCCTCGGCGAACCCCGTCGCTGTTTTTACCATGGCCGCGTCGGCGTCCCGAACTGCCTCGGCGGCGCGGTGTTTCTCAGCGTCGGTGAGCAACGGCGCCTCGATTATCACCTTGACGGGGATCGGCACGGCAGCCACCACCTCGGCGACGTCGGTTTCGACTGCCTCGAGGTCCCCGGATTTCAGGCGGCCGACGTTCGCCACGAGATCGATCTCTTCGGCGCCGTCCTGCCAGGCGCGAACGGCCTCCTCCCGTTTCACGTCGGTCGCGTGGTGGCCGTGCGGGAAACCGACAACCGTCGCGAGCGTCACCGACGGTGAAGCCTCCGTGGCCTCCGAAACGTAACACGGGGGAACGCAGGCGTTCATTCCGTACTCTTCTGCCTCCGAGAGAACACGATCGACGTCGTCGACGGTGGTCGTCGGGCCCACTACCGTGTGATCGATCTTCGAGGCGAACTCCGTTCGGTCCATACGCGTTGCATCGACGCGGCGGTTGAAAGGCGTATGGATTCCTCGGGAAGCGAGTCGCTCTCCGTCGGGTATCGTCGCGTCATCGACATCCGCGAGTTCCCCCGATAACACAGCCTTAAGTCCGGTTCATCCCGTTCCGTCGGCATAGCAACTCGTTTCCGCTCGTTCGAGGCGCTGACGGACGGGTTCGCGACGGCAAGTTTCGACAGGTCGCCTGCGTTCGTCCCAAACGCCCACGTGACGGGGCTTGGAGTCGGCGACGGCGGCGACGGTGGGAGGGAGCGGTGGATCTCCATGGCCGACTACCTGCAGTTGCTTTCGGAAGCGTTCGAATCCAGGACGGAACTGACGACCGGGGTCTTCCGACCCTCCGATCCGGATCCCGCGAGACAACTGCTTGCGACGACGTTCGGTACCCGGGAGTACTACTGCTCCTGTCGAGGCTCCTGCGGCCGAGCCGACGGTTCTGTCTTCCAACAATCATCATTCGAGAACGCAACGCTTTCCCGGCGACCCCTCCGTCTCACGGGTATGCAGCCGTTCGCGGTAGTCGCGCTCGCCTCCGACGTTCGTCCGAGCCAGCTTCTGCTCCCGGAGGGATTCGGACTCCCCCCGCTGCCGTACCTGGTTATATTGCTTTTTGCGATCGGGGCGGTCGGCTACGGACTGTACGTTCGACGGCCGACTGTCGATGCGTGGGTCGTGGTCGGGTTTGCGCCGTGGATGGCCGTCGGGTCGGCGCTGCACGTGCTGTACGTCCTCGGCGCCCTCCCGCCGGCCATTGGGCCGCTTGCCGGCACGCCCTCCGTGTATCTCTCTGTCGGCGCGATAGCCGGAGGGTTCTGGCTCGTTGGCGTCGAACTCGTCCGTTCGGGGGCTTCGATCGGTGACAGTGACGTGACAGCTCCGGTCGTGGTGGGTGTCTCCGGGACCGCCGTCCTCGTCGCGGCCGTCGGCGCCGTTCTCGCCGTCGGGGCTGCGGCCGGAACCTTACAGCCGCTCTGGCCGACGATCGCTGCGCTTCTCACGCTGCCGGTGACGGCGTTCGCCTGGATCGTGCTGGTGCGGATTGCCCCCGGCGCGAGCCGGTCCGGCGCCGTGGGCGTGTTCGTGGTGTTCGGGCACGCGCTCGACGGCATCTCGACGGCGATCGGCGTCGACGTGCTCGGATTCGGCGAGCGAACGCCGCTGTCGCAGTTGATCCTCGACGTCGGTGCAGCGCTACCGACGGCGTCGGCCATCGGCTCCGGCTGGCTGTTCGTACTCGTCAAACTGACCGTTGCAGGATTGGTCGTCGCCCTGTTCGACGATTTTATCGAGGAGTCACCCGCGGAGGCGTATCTCCTGCTCGGTCTCGTCGCTGCCGTCGGGCTGGGACCGGGAGTACACAACCTCCTGCTTTTCGCCGTCGCAGGCGGCTGATCGTTCGGCGTTGCAGGCGGCTGATCCGGTTGTGATTCGCGGGACTCGGACTCTCAGGTTCCGTCTTCGAGAACGCGTTCGTCCCGCAGGGCCCGGAGCACGTCCTGTCTGGCGACGATTCCGACAAGTTTGCCGTCCTCGTCGACGACGGGCAGCCGGTTGATGTCCCGCTGATCGTCGGCGAGGAGGTCGATTATCTCCAGTAGCTCGGTATCCGGATCGATCGTTATTACCTCGCCTGTCATCACCGTCGATACCGGCTTGTCCGCGTTCCGGAGGAGATCTACGCCGAGATCGACTTCGTCCCAGGAAACGTCGACTGCGTACGTCAGGGTGTCGACGAACGGGGGAAAGCCCACGGGGATCCACAGGGTCCGATCCTTCGTCTGAAAGAGGCTCACCAGGTCGGTCTGCGTGACGATCCCCACGACGACCCCGTCGTCGTCGACGACGGGGAACCCGTTGAAATTCGCTTTCGCCAGCCGGCCGAGCACGTCGGCCACGTCGTCGTCCGGCGAAACCGTCTCCACGTCGGTCGTCATCAGATCCCGAGCGCGCATACTCGACGGGACGTGCGGCGGGGACGTAGACCTTCCGGGAGGCAAACCGCTTTGTGGTTCCCGCCGGCATCGACGTGTATGCAACCCGACTGTGCGCAACTCGATACGTTTCTCTCGGATGAAGACGCGGATCTCTATCTCATCGAGGCCGACAGTGACGACGCAAATCAGCTGTATCTCTCCGGTTTCGACGCGTCCGATCCGTTCGAGACGGCGTACGCCGCCGAGACGGGTGAAACACAGCTTTTGGTCTCCGGACTCGAATACGGCCGAGCCAAAAAGGAGTCTCGTGCCGACCAGGTGTACCGACACGCCGACTTCGGGTTCGAGTACGGGGATCGGGAGGAACGGTACGACATGTACGCCTCGTTTCTCTCCCGAGTCGCCGACGTCGAGGCGACGGATCTCACAGTGGCGGTGCCGTCGTCGTTCCCGCTCGGCTCGGCCGAGCAGCTCCGCGAACGCGGCGTCGAACTCGTCGTCGACGCGGACGGCACGATCGACGGGATGCGGGCCGTCAAAACCGACGAGGAGATCGACAACGTTCAGGACGCCCAGCGGGCCAACGAGGCGGCGATGCGGGCCGCGGAAGCGCTGATCGATGCGGCCGCAGTCGACGAGGACGGGACGCTGGTTTCGAACGGCGAGCCGCTCACGAGCGAACGCGTCCGTTCCGAAATCGAGATAACGCTGCTGCGTCACGGCTGTTCGCTCGACGAGACGATCGTCGCCTGCGGGAGCCAGGCCGCCGATCCACACGATCGCGGTTCCGGCCCGCTTTCGGCCGGGGAGCCGATCATTGTCGACATATTCCCGAAGTCGAAGGCGACGGGATATCACTCGGACATGACGCGCACGTTCTCGAAGGGTGGCCCCTCCGAGACGATCCGGGAGTGGTACGACCTCACCCGGGAGGCGCTCGAGGCCGCACTGGCGGCGGTCGAACCCGGCGCAACCGGCGCTGACGTCCACGACGCAGCCTGTGAGGTGTACGAGGCCGCAGGCGAGCCCACGCTCCGTTCGGAACCCGAGACTGAAACCGGATTCATCCACTCGACGGGCCACGGCGTCGGGCTCGACGTCCACGAGTCCCCGTCGCTGTCGCCCAGCGGGGGCGAACTCGAGGCCGGCCACGTGATCACGGTCGAACCCGGACTGT
The Halalkaliarchaeum desulfuricum DNA segment above includes these coding regions:
- a CDS encoding CBS domain-containing protein produces the protein MRARDLMTTDVETVSPDDDVADVLGRLAKANFNGFPVVDDDGVVVGIVTQTDLVSLFQTKDRTLWIPVGFPPFVDTLTYAVDVSWDEVDLGVDLLRNADKPVSTVMTGEVITIDPDTELLEIIDLLADDQRDINRLPVVDEDGKLVGIVARQDVLRALRDERVLEDGT
- a CDS encoding 30S ribosomal protein S8e is translated as MKDQGRSKRKRTGGRLKPFRKKKRYQLGREPAETTVGEQRLQYIDSRGTGMKVRALSANVVQVATPDGETVSADIEDVVENPSNVNYVRRNIITKGAIIQTSEGRARVTSRPGQTGQINAVLLD
- a CDS encoding DUF63 family protein, whose protein sequence is MQPFAVVALASDVRPSQLLLPEGFGLPPLPYLVILLFAIGAVGYGLYVRRPTVDAWVVVGFAPWMAVGSALHVLYVLGALPPAIGPLAGTPSVYLSVGAIAGGFWLVGVELVRSGASIGDSDVTAPVVVGVSGTAVLVAAVGAVLAVGAAAGTLQPLWPTIAALLTLPVTAFAWIVLVRIAPGASRSGAVGVFVVFGHALDGISTAIGVDVLGFGERTPLSQLILDVGAALPTASAIGSGWLFVLVKLTVAGLVVALFDDFIEESPAEAYLLLGLVAAVGLGPGVHNLLLFAVAGG
- the deoC gene encoding deoxyribose-phosphate aldolase, producing MDRTEFASKIDHTVVGPTTTVDDVDRVLSEAEEYGMNACVPPCYVSEATEASPSVTLATVVGFPHGHHATDVKREEAVRAWQDGAEEIDLVANVGRLKSGDLEAVETDVAEVVAAVPIPVKVIIEAPLLTDAEKHRAAEAVRDADAAMVKTATGFAEGGATLADVELLSEYLPVKASGGIGSYDRAVEMIEAGAGRIGASSGVEIVRGFPEE
- a CDS encoding DUF7128 family protein; protein product: MVTTTQRDDMTWYQCEECGLLFDERADAEKHEKTCDAEEPSYLQ
- a CDS encoding M24 family metallopeptidase, whose product is MQPDCAQLDTFLSDEDADLYLIEADSDDANQLYLSGFDASDPFETAYAAETGETQLLVSGLEYGRAKKESRADQVYRHADFGFEYGDREERYDMYASFLSRVADVEATDLTVAVPSSFPLGSAEQLRERGVELVVDADGTIDGMRAVKTDEEIDNVQDAQRANEAAMRAAEALIDAAAVDEDGTLVSNGEPLTSERVRSEIEITLLRHGCSLDETIVACGSQAADPHDRGSGPLSAGEPIIVDIFPKSKATGYHSDMTRTFSKGGPSETIREWYDLTREALEAALAAVEPGATGADVHDAACEVYEAAGEPTLRSEPETETGFIHSTGHGVGLDVHESPSLSPSGGELEAGHVITVEPGLYDPAHGGVRIEDIVVVTEDGYENITDYPIELVVE